Proteins from a genomic interval of Anas platyrhynchos isolate ZD024472 breed Pekin duck chromosome 4, IASCAAS_PekinDuck_T2T, whole genome shotgun sequence:
- the GRSF1 gene encoding G-rich sequence factor 1: MAATAVARRGLAAVLLLGRRRLLPVPSPSPSPSRRLLLSAAAASLRPLGAAARRCSQVVGSPSQERQLSEQDAEAPRGENEEAVFLVRAQGFPFSCSEEDVVTFFEGCRIRNGENGIHFLLNRDGRRRGDALIELESKADVQKALEKNLRYMGPRYVKVFEVHDRDVEGLLQSLQNETQAISDGVVLLRGLPFTSTEDDIAEFFSGLRITDIAFVYRGERKSGEAYVQFAAPEMAARALLKHKEYMGSRYIEVYVSRKQQMQRHVPYHKQIATFPRLRRELELISEARRLSDSGSSDAKRQNQNQLGNEETESSGHCSETGSTSSWPHIVHVRGFPTETRAQDIIKFFAPLKPTRVMVEYNSHGDATGEADVHFESHDDAVAAMAKEGTRLQCGTIELFLNEHPKAEQDC; the protein is encoded by the exons ATGGCCGCCACCGCAGTCGCCCGCCGCGGGCTGGCCGCGGTGCTGCTGCttggccgccgccgcctcctgcccgtcccatccccgtccccgtcgccctcccgccgcctcctcctcagcgccgccgccgcctccctccGGCCGCTcggcgccgccgcccgccgctgCAGCCAG GTTGTAGGCTCGCCGTCCCAGGAGCGTCAGCTGTCGGAGCAGGACGCGGAGGCACCCAGGGGAGAAAATGAGGAGGCCGTTTTTCTCGTCAGGGCGCAGGGGTTCCCCTTCTCCTGCTCCGAGGAAGACGTGGTTACCTTTTTTGAGG GCTGTAGAATTCGGAACGGTGAGAACGGCATACACTTCCTCTTAAACAGGGATGGGAGACGCAGGGGAGATGCCTTGATTGAGTTGGAGTCAAAAGCAGATGTCCAGAAAGCCTTGGAAAAGAACCTGAGATACATGGGCCCACGCTATGTGAAAG TTTTTGAAGTACATGATAGAGATGTAGAGGGCTTACTTCAGAGTCTGCAGAATGAGACGCAAGCCATCAGCGATGGAGTCGTACTACTCAGAGGCCTCCCGTTCACCTCCACTGAGGATGACATTGCAGAGTTTTTCTCAG GTTTGAGGATAACTGACATAGCTTTTGTTTACCgtggagaaagaaaatctgGAGAAGCTTACGTGCAGTTTGCAGCTCCTGAAATGGCAGCTAGAGCCCTCTTAAAGCATAAGGAATACATGGGGAGTAG GTATATAGAAGTATACGTAAGTAGAAAGCAGCAAATGCAAAGGCATGTGCCTTATCACAAGCAGATAGCGACCTTCCCCAGGCTGCGACGGGAGCTTGAATTGATTTCTGAAGCGAGGAGGTTGAGTGACAGTGGAAGCTCCGATGCCAAGAGACAGAACCAGAACC AACTAGgtaatgaagaaacagaaagctcTGGGCACTGTTCAGAAACTGGGAGCACCTCATCATGGCCACACATTGTCCACGTGAGGGGTTTTCCTACCGAAACTAGAGCCCAAGACATAATAAAA TTTTTCGCCCCACTGAAGCCCACAAGGGTCATGGTGGAATACAACTCCCATGGAGATGCCACAGGAGAAGCAGATGTGCATTTTGAGAGCCACGACGATGCAGTTGCTGCAATGGCCAAGGAGGGGACACGGCTGC AGTGCGGTACCATTGAATTATTCCTGAATGAACATCCAAAGGCAGAACAAGACTGCTAG